The following proteins are encoded in a genomic region of Reichenbachiella sp.:
- a CDS encoding DUF2911 domain-containing protein: MIKKILWVVGAAVILFATVIIYQIATTRKHSPPATAELITKAFEIKVNYCRPYKKGREIFGELLPYDTYWRTGANEPTIITFSEDFTFGANIVQAGSYRLYTIPREKEWDVILNGETEKWGLWEPDYNLDVAKVTVPVQQSDSCAEQFLIKLTENKNGVELAMIWDLTKVVVPIKI; the protein is encoded by the coding sequence ATGATTAAAAAGATACTTTGGGTGGTTGGTGCCGCAGTAATACTGTTTGCCACTGTAATAATCTATCAGATCGCAACCACTAGAAAGCATAGTCCACCTGCCACAGCGGAGCTGATAACCAAAGCATTCGAAATCAAAGTAAATTATTGTAGACCCTATAAGAAAGGAAGGGAAATTTTCGGGGAGCTCTTACCATACGACACCTATTGGCGAACAGGCGCCAACGAACCTACCATCATTACTTTTTCTGAGGATTTTACATTCGGTGCAAATATTGTTCAGGCAGGAAGTTATCGTTTATATACTATTCCCAGAGAGAAGGAGTGGGACGTCATACTCAACGGAGAAACTGAAAAGTGGGGATTGTGGGAGCCTGATTATAACTTGGACGTAGCCAAAGTGACCGTGCCCGTACAGCAATCAGATTCATGTGCAGAACAGTTTTTAATAAAGCTTACTGAAAATAAAAATGGAGTCGAATTAGCCATGATTTGGGACTTGACCAAAGTGGTTGTTCCAATAAAAATCTAA
- a CDS encoding DUF1571 domain-containing protein, with the protein MTRTGLCTLLLFFVSASAFASGPLSDSLTGYGIAKQMFETSSQIQALTYTITKQERIDGKLTKQVSFTKMQKNPYKVYLRQSFPNDGMEVLYVENENNNKALINPNGFPWLNIKLNPMDGIMRSDQHHTIFQSGFDHVVSILEYLCDKYQNEIDDMVVYKGMVEQQGRRGFEISFSNPYFEIIDYTIEGQETLEDVAAKYKLSAYMILECNPKIKTYEDVEAGQIIKIPNDYSPKLNLVIDAEKFIPLKMEVIDDKGLFEQYEYSDVVINPVFSNQDFLSENEAYGF; encoded by the coding sequence ATGACAAGGACTGGTTTGTGCACCCTTCTTTTATTTTTTGTTTCTGCTTCTGCTTTTGCTTCGGGTCCATTATCTGACTCATTGACCGGATATGGCATCGCCAAACAAATGTTTGAAACTTCAAGCCAAATTCAGGCACTTACTTATACCATTACAAAACAGGAACGAATAGATGGCAAATTGACTAAGCAAGTGTCATTTACGAAAATGCAGAAAAACCCATACAAGGTTTATCTACGCCAGTCTTTTCCAAACGATGGCATGGAAGTGCTCTATGTGGAAAATGAAAACAATAACAAAGCACTCATCAACCCGAATGGATTTCCTTGGTTAAATATAAAATTAAACCCGATGGATGGAATCATGCGCAGTGATCAGCATCACACGATCTTCCAATCAGGATTCGATCATGTCGTTTCCATTTTAGAATATTTATGTGATAAATACCAGAATGAAATTGATGATATGGTAGTATACAAGGGAATGGTTGAACAGCAGGGGCGGCGAGGATTTGAAATATCCTTTAGCAACCCATATTTTGAAATTATAGATTACACTATAGAAGGTCAAGAGACCTTAGAAGATGTGGCAGCAAAATATAAGCTCAGTGCCTATATGATTCTTGAGTGTAATCCAAAAATTAAAACGTACGAAGATGTAGAAGCTGGTCAGATCATTAAAATACCCAATGATTACTCACCAAAATTGAACCTAGTCATTGATGCTGAAAAGTTCATTCCGTTAAAAATGGAAGTAATTGATGATAAAGGACTCTTCGAACAATACGAATATTCAGATGTGGTGATTAACCCTGTCTTTAGTAATCAGGATTTTCTATCTGAAAATGAAGCTTACGGGTTTTAG
- a CDS encoding DUF4290 domain-containing protein → MIEYNTIREDVTLKEYGRNVQDLVAHLNTIEDKEERSKKAATLVELMKQINPAMQNTPEVEQKLWDDLHIISNFTVDIDGPFPTPNKEILEKKPEKMAYSGKDITFRHFGKNIELLVDKAITLEDAEEQEAAIIHIGKLMKTFIYSYNRDTIEDDVVYKNIRKLSKDKLDIDMEKVKEGNLFEPIRKERRTDRDNNDRNDRNRNHRNKRNSNHKRRR, encoded by the coding sequence ATGATAGAATACAATACAATTAGAGAGGATGTCACTCTAAAAGAATACGGGCGAAACGTACAAGACTTAGTCGCTCATCTCAATACGATAGAAGACAAAGAAGAAAGATCTAAAAAGGCTGCTACGTTGGTGGAATTGATGAAACAAATCAACCCAGCCATGCAAAACACTCCTGAAGTAGAACAAAAACTATGGGACGACCTTCATATCATTTCTAACTTTACGGTAGATATTGATGGTCCATTTCCTACTCCAAATAAAGAAATTCTAGAAAAGAAGCCTGAAAAAATGGCTTATTCTGGCAAAGACATCACCTTCCGTCATTTCGGTAAGAATATTGAGTTATTGGTTGACAAAGCTATAACCTTGGAAGATGCTGAAGAACAAGAAGCTGCCATTATTCATATTGGCAAGTTGATGAAAACCTTTATCTATTCATACAATAGAGACACCATTGAAGACGACGTGGTTTACAAAAACATCCGTAAACTATCGAAGGATAAATTGGATATTGATATGGAAAAAGTGAAGGAAGGTAACTTGTTCGAACCAATCCGAAAAGAAAGACGTACCGATCGCGACAATAATGACCGCAACGATC
- a CDS encoding acyl-CoA dehydrogenase family protein, with the protein MKSNFTDEFESPDFYQIDDLLTEEHKMIRGSIRDFVKKEITPNIEDWAERNHFEYSMVKKFGDIGAFGPTVPTQYGGGGMDYISYGLIMQEIERGDSGMRSTASVQGSLVMYPIYKFGNEEQRMKYLPKLASGEWLGCFGLTEPDHGSNPSGMVTNFKDMGDHYLLNGAKMWISNAPKADVAVVWAKNEEGRIHGLVVERGMEGFSTPETHGKWSLRASCTGELVFDNVKVPKENLLPGKSGLGAPMMCLDSARFGIAWGAIGAAMDCYDSARRYSLERIQFDKPIGSFQLIQKKLSEMLTEITKAQLLNWKLGKMFEEGKATTPMISMAKRNAVATALDIAREARQIHGGMGITGEYPMMRHMMNLESVVTYEGTHDIHLLILGQEITGIPAFK; encoded by the coding sequence ATGAAATCAAATTTCACTGACGAATTCGAATCACCAGATTTTTATCAAATCGATGATTTATTGACCGAAGAACACAAAATGATCCGAGGTTCTATTCGGGATTTTGTAAAAAAAGAAATCACTCCAAACATCGAAGATTGGGCTGAAAGAAACCACTTCGAATATTCGATGGTTAAAAAATTTGGAGACATCGGTGCCTTTGGACCTACTGTTCCGACTCAATATGGCGGTGGTGGCATGGACTATATCTCTTATGGCCTGATCATGCAAGAAATTGAAAGAGGCGACTCCGGTATGCGATCTACCGCCTCTGTTCAGGGTTCTTTAGTAATGTACCCTATCTACAAGTTTGGAAATGAAGAGCAACGCATGAAGTACTTACCTAAGTTAGCTTCGGGTGAGTGGCTAGGCTGCTTTGGTTTGACGGAACCTGATCATGGCTCTAATCCCAGCGGCATGGTGACCAACTTCAAGGATATGGGAGATCACTACCTGCTCAATGGAGCAAAAATGTGGATTTCTAATGCGCCTAAGGCCGATGTGGCCGTGGTTTGGGCTAAAAATGAAGAAGGTAGAATCCATGGTCTGGTGGTAGAAAGAGGCATGGAAGGGTTTTCTACTCCTGAAACACATGGTAAATGGTCTTTGCGCGCCAGCTGCACTGGAGAATTGGTCTTTGACAACGTGAAAGTGCCAAAAGAAAACTTGTTACCTGGCAAAAGCGGGCTAGGTGCTCCTATGATGTGTTTGGACTCTGCGAGGTTCGGAATCGCATGGGGAGCTATTGGAGCAGCCATGGATTGCTATGATTCGGCCAGAAGATACTCACTCGAAAGAATCCAATTCGACAAGCCTATAGGATCGTTCCAATTGATTCAAAAGAAATTGTCTGAGATGTTGACAGAAATCACCAAGGCTCAGCTGCTCAATTGGAAACTGGGTAAAATGTTTGAAGAAGGAAAAGCCACAACTCCAATGATCTCCATGGCAAAAAGAAACGCGGTAGCTACTGCACTAGACATAGCACGAGAAGCAAGACAAATTCATGGTGGCATGGGAATAACCGGAGAGTATCCAATGATGCGTCACATGATGAACTTAGAGTCTGTAGTAACCTACGAAGGCACTCACGACATTCATTTGCTGATCTTGGGACAAGAGATTACAGGAATTCCTGCTTTTAAGTAA